DNA from Platichthys flesus chromosome 20, fPlaFle2.1, whole genome shotgun sequence:
attaacaaagtgctgcgaatagatgcactgtacgaatgtgtgtgtgaatgtaaaactgcactgtaaagcgctctgagtgttcatcaagactaggaaagcgctatataaatacaaaaccatttaccataaaaaaaaaactgggtttAAAGTGCCTGCTTCACCGCCAAAGAACCTTATTGCAGTTTCTACCATTCCAACGTGTCTACTTTTTAATTATGAGATACTCCATACCTCTTTTTTGGTGTAATTGGAAATTGCGTTTTAAAGCTAACAGGTTGCAGAAGAACCCGTTGCTGTTTGTAAATCTGGACACACAGAGATTGGAACTCACCCCAGCCAAGTAGGATGTAACGCAAATAATTGCTGTTGTCCATGAAAACTGATGCTATAAGCACAGAGTACAGATAGATGGCCTCTCCGAAGAACCAAAAGTGATTGGCCAGGACACAGTACTGCATCATCGCCTGGGCTATGCGGCAGCCAATAGCAGCCTGGAGGGAAAGGACACATACAAAGCGACATTACCGTAGTGGTCGAAAGTTTGAATTGACCTAATTGAAGTAAATGAATGTGTCGGCTCCAAATATGATACGTCCGCTGAGGACATTGAGTGTTTAGCTACAGACCGACCTGGTGGCTGAGCATCTCTCTCACGTCGGTCTGCTTCATGATTTCTCGTCCCCAGTGGCGGTCTATCATGGTGTCCTTAACGATGACGGACAAGGCGCGCaggatgaaggagaggaaaaggttCGCGTGGATGTAATTCCTGAAGCAATGCAGTTTCCTGTCAGGGGATATGAATAATGGATAAATATAATGGCTTTGTATGTATGTAGTTTTTTCTTGCTTTCATTGCAGGGCCCGTTCTAAAcggttgtcttttttttcagttaGTTGTAGACCAAATCGAAACCGAACTCGAGAGTGCAGAGAGTGAATCCAATGAGATGAACGGTTGTCCTGATTtgtgttccacatacagacagtcaTCTTTCAGAAATGCATTTGatttctgcagctgtttgatcACAATGTTATCCATAAACCCTACTGCTTCATCACTATTCACTATTTGCTGAGTAATATAATTGTCTGTAGCTGCTTCAGCACCTGGTTTTTATGAATGCAGAGCCTCTTGGCAGCTCAGGTGATTGTGTTAAGAATTAAACTTGCAGCTTGTAAGTATTATCATTTCACTTGAAAGCGCCTCTCGCTGCTGGCGTCAAAGAGCAGGAAATGAGTCAAGTGATGCCAGGAGTGTCTGAGAGCAGACGTGATTACACTTGTGTTGTAAGACAACTCACCTGAGGCTCAGAAGAATGATAAGAGCTGTGATGAGCGTGAAGAGGGACAGGGAATAGCCGACAGTGTACAGATTCCTGAAGTTCACCATCAGTTGTTTGAACCACAGCTGTCAACACAAATCAACGCAGGTCAATATTGGGATGTCAGATCACATAAAATAACTTGACTTCTATACCATATATAGTAAAGAATATACCTTATTGGGATATAATATTTGCAAAACATTTTTAGGATAAACAGACTATTATTTAATTCAAGTCATGTTGTCAATCCACCATAAACAATTATATAAGGACTATTAAGAATactaataaaaatgatatttaatatatactAATATAAAGTGCAGATAAATCCAAAGTGATGCCCATCGGGATTTTAAAGCTCTGGAATTAGCTTTTTATTGAATATGTCTCCATCACTTCACTAATGGTTGAGTTCAACTTTGAATGACTCCCCACTAATACAGGTTGGGGCCTTGTGTGTctataaaaaatgtacaaaatcaAATTCAAACCTCTTTTGCCTCCAAACTCATTCTATACCAGCTACTTCAGAGTTTGCTGTTTTCCGTTGAGATGTGTTGACCTGCGTCCTCTTTGACATGAATGATACAAACGCTCACAGTGACCTCAAGTTAACTGTCTAGCTGGTGACATTTTGGTTCGCCGCACCTCCTGAGACAcgacctccttctcctcctcacactgggACTTGTCTCTCCACACCTGCCCGCTGTCATCTCTCTCCCAGTGGCCGTCAGAGCCGCACCTCCGACGCACCGCTCCCTGCGAcactggaggagaagcagtCGGTCGGTGCAATGTTATGTCAGTCATTACCCGCTTATCTAATTAGGGTCACGGGGGGTTGAAGCCAATCACAGCATGTGCAgggcaggaggacaggaggacaggtgAAAACACTGTAATGGTTATTGACTGGTTATGGTTTCAGCACGTAGGGAAAGGAAACGTTGAAAAAAGGATGTGCTTGATTTTCAGTTTGTGTCAAAGACTCATTCAAAGTGTGACTCACCTTGGTCATACCAGGGCAAGTAGTAAGGACACGAGATGTTGACTGCAGAGCCGGCAGGACTATCTGGCCAACAGGCGTATATGTCAAATGTCCTGTTACAGAAGGAGCCCactaaaaaagaataataaggACAGGAAGAATGAGAAGAATACCAATCTAATGCTCCACAGCAATAAAGCCACGGATCTTCCTTAGTGATGTTATTTAAAATGGCATACTTTGAAATTTTTCTAGTTTCCTTTTCCCTTTCTGGTTTGATCTCCTGTCAAATTCCCTTTTGCGTGATGGGTCAGTAATCAAACAAGGTTTATTCATACCTTGAGGCAATGGCTCATTTAATATCATGTTCATGCAGTCTTCTTTGTATTGGATCCACTTCCGATAAGTTTCCTCCAGGATTTTTCCGCTGGACATCTCAAACTGCAAATCCAAAAACACACTTAAGGAAAACGTCCCTTCACTTTcaagacaaacattttacaaagcCTTCCTTGGAGAAATTCCTGGTGATACAAAGTTCTGCAGATGAGTTTCTTTAAGAGTCAACCTTGCTGATGACCTTTCTGTGAAAATTGAAAAGCAGAAGAAGTTATCAAATCTAACCTTTGACAGTAGCAGAAATATCAGGCAGGTCAATGCCATCTTGTCTCGTGTCCTGTCCGTCACTGCAGGCGACCTTTGTCCTTGTCAGAAAGAGAACAGCAGAAAGAGAACATGGTTGTTCCCAGGATTTTTAAAAGGTTGTGAGTCACTTGATAATAGCTTCAACTGTTCAAAGGACCACAAAGGGCTCCTGCAGCACAAATGTGAGAACATCCCTGTGGTGTCCGACTCTGCACCTACCtcatatatatactgtatagtCAACATTATCACGTATAGATTTGTCTCTCAGGCTCTCTGCCTTGAATGTACATTTTTCACCAACAAAACAGGTTGCACTCAGTCAAATGTAATGACCGATGTGATTGGACGAGGCTTGGCGAGGATCTTGCCTGTTCCGCTCAACCCGGTACCCCCTCGGGGGATTTGTAGGATTTCCTTCTGAATACACCAATTCCAAAAACGTGTTAGAGGGATGACTGCTGCGTCTGCGGGTTCGTCTTTTGCAGCGGT
Protein-coding regions in this window:
- the LOC133931797 gene encoding glucagon receptor-like, translated to MVAWGPSELALISNVSSGQRSPAVTDRTRDKMALTCLIFLLLSKFEMSSGKILEETYRKWIQYKEDCMNMILNEPLPQVGSFCNRTFDIYACWPDSPAGSAVNISCPYYLPWYDQVSQGAVRRRCGSDGHWERDDSGQVWRDKSQCEEEKEVVSQELWFKQLMVNFRNLYTVGYSLSLFTLITALIILLSLRKLHCFRNYIHANLFLSFILRALSVIVKDTMIDRHWGREIMKQTDVREMLSHQAAIGCRIAQAMMQYCVLANHFWFFGEAIYLYSVLIASVFMDNSNYLRYILLGWGTPFLFVVPWVVMKLLKENKECWALNENMGYWWIIRFPILLASLINFLIFMKILKVIFSKLRASNQTGYSDFKLRLAKATLTLIPLFGIHEIIFIFATDEQTSGVLRYTKVFYTLFLNSFQGFLVAVLYCYANKEVRTELRRKLHNWRIQAKSSCCEK